The Priestia koreensis genomic interval TTCAGTTTTCCTTGTTTAATATCTTGTTCTTCAATCACTTCATTGACGTCAGATACTTTCTTATGAACGAGTGGATCATGAGCAAGACGCTCACGCTCGTTTAGTGGAAATTCGTTTTTAACGGTTGCGACAACGTCACTTACATCAATATCACCAATAATGTATAGATGAATATCGTCTTTGTTCAGCGCCTCTTGATAGTAGTTATGAAGACTTTCAGGCGTAATTCCTTCAATGTCTTCAATGCGACCGTTCACGTGCAAGCGATATGGTTCTTCCTTACACATTTCTTCTACTAGGCGCAGATTTGAGTAGCGCATTTTATCGTCGAATACCGCTTGAATTCGTTGACGAAGCGCACGTTTTTCTTTGTCAACGGTACTTTTCACAAACGCACCGTTTTCTGTCGCAGGTTTTAGCAGCACTTCTGATAAAAGCGTGATCGCTTTTTTAAGAAGGGGCGTCGAGTCCTTTAAATATTTTTCATTGGCGATGTCAATACGGAACGTAATTTCTTGGTTTTCACCTTTTTTCGTTAAATCAACTTGAAGGGTAGCGCCGTAGAGTTCATCAAGATAAGCTCTGAGCTTCGTTGCACTCGGGTGTGTTTCGGTTGCGCTTTGAAGCACGTAAGGAAGCAGTGCACGAAGTGTGAACGTGTCTTCTTTCAATGGAGCTGTCATTTTTAAAATTAGCGTATTCGTTTTGTACTTTGTTGTTTCAATCGTATGAACGGTTACGCCACTAAGCGAATGTTTTTCTTCGTTTAGCAATTTCATTGGGATGGATACCCTCCTTTTATGTACAGTTCAAATTAGGTTCATCTGCTTATTGTTAGCTTTTACAAAAATTCTAGTCTTAAGACTACTATATCGAAAGTTCGGAAAGATTTTCAAGAAAATGCAACTTTACTCATTCATTTATTCTATTCAGCGCAGGCTTAACCTAGAAAAGAAAAAGGAGAAATGGCGCCATTTCTCCTTTTGTACGTACTATTGAGCGAAAAACCTTTTACTGGTTGAGACCTCCATTTCAGATTACTTCGCCTTCCTCGGGGCGAGCGCCGAGCTTTCTCGTCACTCCGTTTCTAAGGGATCTCACCTGTCTCGCTCATCCCGTAGGAGTCTTCGCATCTTCCACTTCCATCCTTTGGTCTTTCGACAAGGGACGATTCATTGGGCTTCTTTTCTGAAGGAGTAATTCCGATTGGCTTTGTTCATTCCACCTGAAACACCTTTTACTTGATCGGATTCCAGCTCCAGATTGCTCCGCTTTCCACTACAATCCTTTTATGTTTTGATTATTGAAAAAATCTCACTTCTCAATCCCCACAATCGCAGGAACTCCTTCATCATAGTAATGTTTGATTGGGTTCATTTCAGTGACAAGGTCTGCTAGGTCAATGAGTTGTTGTTTGGCTGAGCGGCCTGTGATGACGAGGTGCATGTGCTCGGGACGATTTTTGATTAGGTGTAGCACTTCTTGCAGTGGAAGCACGTCATCGATAGGAAAACGCTCAATGGCAAGGGCGTTGTTTAGTTCGTCTAGGATGACTACGTCATAACCACCCGACATGATTTTATCTTTTGTGAGTGCCCATGCTTTTTGAAGAGCGTCGCGGTGCTCTTGGGGTGTTTTTGTCCATGTAAAGCCGATTCCTGTTTGATGCATGTCAATGCCTAGTTTTTTTAACGAGGCCTGTTCACCGGTTGTTCTGGATTTGATGTATTGAATAATGAGTACGCGCTTTTCTCTGCCAGCTGCTCGAATCGCAAGTCCCATCGCGGCCGTTGTTTTTCCTTTTCCGTCGCCTGTGTAGACGAGAAGACGTCCTTTGTCCTTCATTTCTCAATCTCCTCTTTCCTTCATGAGTCGTATTATATACAGTAATCGCCCAGTGCTTTTTGAACACTGAGCGATGATATTAATCTTCCTGCAAAAGTGGCGTTTGTGCTTCTTCAAACCACTGAAGCTTTTCACGCAGATTTACAACGTCCCCAACTAATACGATAGAGGGATGAATAATTGCTGCCTTTTTCACTTCCTCTTCAATCGTTAAAAGCGTTCCAGTAACCGTGCGCTGCTTTGTAGTTGTTCCCCAGTGGATGATCGCAACCGGTGTATGTGCGGAGCGACCATGAGCAATCATCTGTTGACAAATATACGTTAGATTTCCAATCCCCATATAAAAAGCAATCGTATCAATACCGTTCGCAAGGGCATCCCAGTTCAGGTGATCAGCACCCTTTGATGCTCGACCATGTCCCGTCACCATCGCAAACGATGAACCGTAGTCACGATGTGTGACAGGAATTCCCGCATAAGCTGCGGCTGCAATTCCTGATGTGACACCTGGTATGATTTCATATTTAATGTCATTATTTTTTAATACTTCGGCTTCTTCTCCTACTCGACCAAAAACGGCTGGATCACCGCCTTTTAATCGTGTGACCACTTTTCCTTCATTCGCTTTTTGTACGAGAAGAGCGTGGATTTCCTCCTGAATTAATTCATGCTTACCAGGAAGCTTTCCGCAAAAAATAAGCTCTGCCCCTTCTTTTGCATGTGTTAAGAGCTCTTGACTAATGAGGCGGTCATATAAAATAACGTCCGCTTTTTGAATGCATTCTAGTCCGTACACCGTAATGAGCTTCGGATCTCCCGGCCCTGCTCCTACTAGATAAACGTGTCCTTTTGTCATCGTACTTCCTCCTTCCTAGCTGTTTTCTCTGCAATGCCTGCCGTTTTAAACGTGGCCATTTCGTTTAGCATGAGCGTTGCTGCCTGTACAATTGGAAAGGCAACGGCTGCGCCACTTCCCTCTCCTAATCGAAACCCTAATTGTAAAAGAGGCGTCTTATTCAGCATTTTAACGGCCGTTTCGTGGCCTCGTTCTGCCGATGCATGTCCAACAATCATGTAATCGTTTGAATTTGGCTCTAGTTGGGTGGCCACTAGTGCTGCAACTGTGCTAATGAATCCGTCCACTAAAACCGGAACACGGCGTGAAGCTGCTGCCAACATTGCCCCGACCATCGCAGCAATTTCAAAGCCCCCAACTTTTGAAAGAACGTCTAGGGGATCATGACGATCTGGTTGTCTTTTTGAAATTGCCTCGGCAATAACGCGAGCTTTTACGGCGATGGCGTCATTTGAAAGCCCCGTTCCTGCCCCAACAATCTCATCTATGGGCGCATCACTGAAAGATGCTAGAATAGCTGTGCTCGGCGTTGTGTTGCCTATCCCCATCTCACCAACAATTAAGCATTTCACACCGTGATCAATCATGGCGAACGCGCGGTTCATCCCAATAGTAATCGCCGTTTCTGCCTCACTGCGAGTCATTGCATCCTCTTTTAAAAAGTTCCGTGTTCCAAAGCCTACTTTCTCTACGTGAAGATCTGCATGTGACGCGATCTCAGCCGCTACGCCAACGTCTACAATTTCAAGCTTCGCTCCGATTTGGCCGCTAAACACGCTAATAGCGGCTCCACCTGTCAAAAAGTTCTGAACCATTTGGGCAGTCACTTCCTGTGGAAACGCGGATACTCCTTCTTCGACAATTCCATGATCACCAGCAAAAATTAGCACCCCAGGTGGCGTGACAACTGGAAATGGTTCGGCCGTCATCGCCGCAATCTCGGCTGCAAGCTCTTCAAGCTTTCCTAAGCTTCCAGGTGGCTTTGTTAATGTATCTATGTATTTTAACGTATCTTGCTTGACTGCTTTATTCAATTCCGGTATTTCGATGCGTATGCTCATATGAAGTCTCTCCTTTTTGAAACTGTTCCATTTGTTCCGTAATCCACTGAACGTCAACATGAGATCGAACATGGTCTGCTAATCGATCAAAGGCCTGTTCTCTCATCTCATTAAAGTTTACACGACCAGTGATAGGCGGTAAATGTTTTCTTTTTCTGACCTCATTTAAGAAGTGTTCTCGAAGCGCATCGTTATGGAAAATACCGTGAAAATAGGTTCCTAGTAAACCATTATCCCCAGAAATGAACCCTTCATTACGACCGTCTTTTAATGTAATAAAAGGTCGTTCTTCCGTTGAAAACGTGGACTTGCCCATATGAATCTCGTACCCTTTTACAGACAGCTTATCTCCCGTTGTCTCTCCCTCTGACCATGTTGTCACTTTTTCCTTGTTCATTACCGTCTGCATCGGAATAAGCTGCAGACCTTGTATTTGACCGTACTCGGATTCGATTTTGTAAGGGTCCTGAATGTTTTCACCAAGCATTTGATAGCCCCCGCAAATACCTACAACGGTTACTTCGCCACTTTTATATAGGGAGGAGATTTGTTCATACAATCCGCTTTTCTTTAAAAACAAAAGATCTTCAATCGTATTTTTACTTCCTGGTAAAATAATAACATCTGGATTTTTTAACTGCTTCAGCTGTCTGACAAAGCGTACGTCACAGTCAGGCTCGGCGAAAAATGGATCTATGTCCGTAAAATTTGAAATACGGGGGTATTGAATAACCGCAATATCAATCTCTTTTTCTCCGTCATAGTCACTTTTATATTGCTGAAGCACTACTGAATCTTCTGCTTCAATATTCAAATGATCTAGATATGGAATAACGCCAAGAACAGGCTTGTTCGTATACTCTTCAAACCAAGTAAGGCCGGGTTTTAACAGTTCGACGTCCCCTCTAAACTTGTTAATGATGACTCCAATTACTCTTGAACGCTCTTCTTCTGACAAAAGCTGAAGTGTTCCTACCAAGCTCGCAAAAACGCCGCCTTTTTCAATATCTCCTACTAAAATAACGGGCGCATTTGCAAGCTTCGCTACGCGCATGTTAACTAGCTCACGGTCGTTTAAATTGACCTCTGCAGGACTTCCGGCTCCTTCGATGACAATTCGCTCATATGATCCACTTAATACGTTCAGCGATTTTTCAATGAGTGCGAGCCCTTCGTAAAAGAAATCACTTCGATATTTACTCGCCTGCATGTTTGCATAGAATTTTCCGTGAACGATCACATGCGATTCATTGTCACGATTGGGCTTAATTAAAATCGGGTTCATATCGGTCGTAGCCTGAACGTTTGCTGCTTCTGCCTGTACGCCCTGTGCGCGCCCAATTTCCTTGCCGTCATATGTAATGTACGAATTTAGGGCCATATTTTGTGATTTAAACGGAGCTGTTTTATAGCCGTCCTGTACGAAAATGCGACAAAAGGCCGTTACAAGCGTACTTTTACCAGAATCAGAGTGTGTTCCTTGAAACATTACCGGAAGAGATTTAGTCATCGTTTCGCTCCTCACAGCGCTTTATCCAGTTTTCAATTAATTTTGGACATGACGCAAAATGAATATGGGTATAGCCAGCAATTACGTTATGTAAAAGCGTTCCTTCATTGGACACTTTCCGGCGGGCAATTACTTCGTAAGCATGTGGGTGTTCATTTACTGCTTCAAACGTCGAATAGTGAAATTCGTGCCCTCTCGCCACATCCCCGTCCTTCAACAGATAGTTCCCTTCACCACCCCGAATTTCACGATAACCGAGCGCTGCCAGGCGATCTTGCATTTTCACTTTACCTTTAATAAGCCCTAACATTTCATAAGATGTTCCTTCCCTTGTGACGATGGCATCGGTTAAGTACATAAACCCTCCGCATTCAGCAAGCGTTGGCAGTCCATCTTCAATTGCTTCTTTAATCGATTGTTTGACTTCTGTTTGCTGTGAAAGCTCGCGTGCAAATTCCTCTGGAAAACCGCCGCCTATGTACAAACCGTCTACGCCAGGTGGAAGCTTTTCTCCTTTTAACGGTGAAAAGTAAACTAACTCCGCGCCGTAGGCTTCTAGCAATTCCAAGTTTTCTTCGTAATAAAAATTAAAGGCCGCATCTCTCGCCACTGCAATCCTCACACGTTTTTCTCCTTTATTTATGAATAGCGGCTGAGTAGAGGATAACGAAGGGGCAATTGACCGCGCATAAATTTCATCAAGGTCCACCGTTTCACTTACCGCTCTTGCAAGCTGTTCAAAAAAAGGATCCAATTCTCCGCGCTCAATAGACGGTACAAGCCCTAAATGACGTTCAGGAATGGACGGTACGGCGTTTTTCTGCAAATAACCGAATACGGGAAGGTTACATTCCTGCTCAACGGCTGCTTTAATTAATTCGTAGTGTCCACCGCTACCTACTTGATTCACGATGACTCCTATAATCGTGGGCTGATCAGAAAACGTTTGAAATCCTTTTACGATTGCCGCTGCGCTTCTTGCCATGCTTGCGCCGTTGACGACTAGAATAACAGGCGTTTCTGTAATCACGCTAATTTCCGCCGTTGTTCCTTCATCTGTTAACGGATTCTTCCCGTCATAAAATCCCATCACGCCTTCGATAATAGATAAATCAGCTCCGACGCTTCCTCTACTTACAATCTCTTTTACGACTTCATGAGGAAGCATCCACGTATCTAGATTACGCGCTTTTCTTCCTGTCACTGCGCTATGGTAGGTCGGATCAATATAATCAGGACCACATTTAAATCCTTGAACCTCGTATCCTTTTTGTTTAAAAGCGGACATTAATCCGATCGTCAGCGTTGTTTTTCCAACGCCGCTTCCCGTTCCGGCAATGACAATACGTCGTGTTGTCATGAAACATCTTCCTTTCGTTTACGAAAATGGAATTACTGCAACAGAGATCGTCACATTTCCCGACTTCTTTTTCTCTACTTCAAGAGATTTCGCTCCGCTATACAAACGAACGGCAGGCTCACTTACCCCGTAAGCACCCGTATATTTAAAAACCGTATCAGACGGTGCGTTGATTTCCACTTCATTCATCTGTTCGGGCGTGTAATAAACAAATTCCCATCCGTGCTGATTGACGAGCTCAATGAGTCCCTGTTCGTCTTTTTTCAAATCAATCGTACAAATCGCTTTGACGCTTTTAATAGAGAAGCGGAGTTCATCTAACGTTTCCTCTATTACTGCTTCGATTTCTTCCTTCGTTGTTCCTCTATTACATCCAATTCCAAGAGCAATTGTTTTTGGCCGATAAAGAACACCGTTATGTAGCAGCACCTCTTCGTCTTTGGATAAGATACGATGTGTGACAACAAGTGCAGCTTGAAAATCTTCATTTAGTGCTTCTCTAGTTGAACGTTTATAAGTAAAATGAGCAGGCAATGGATGGTCGTAATTCCACCAACTACGCTCACCGGACTCTTGCACGATCACCACTCTCTCTTCGTTTACGACTGACGCACTAACGGGAGTCAGCTTCTCTGCTGATTCCCACACCCAGCCAAAACGCTTTCCAAATAAGTCAACGGGAATCGTTTTCTGAACATCTGAAGCCGTTGTGATCACGGGATGTGCCTGTAAAAGAGCCGCGACTTCCCTCGTTAGCTCATTCGCTCCTCCGATATGACCTGAAAGAACACTAATCACATTTTCGCCTTTATCATCGATCACGACAACCGCTGGATCCACTTTTTTATCTTTTAAAAGCGGAGCAATCATTCGAACAACGGCTCCTAACGAGATAATTAAAATAATCCCTTTATATCGTTGAAAAAGAGAAGGAAGCAACAATCGAACGCTTCCCTCAAATAATTGAATTTGCTTTTCTGACTCGTCTCCTTTACCAAACTTGCTCATGTAGTAAAGATCGGCATGCTGAAAGGTTGCACGTAATTTTCTGGCAAGCTCCACCCCGTGCTTTGTAATCGCAACAAGCGCATAATCGCCGTCTACTTTAACGTCAGGTATCATCGACTCTTGCAATGAAATCATCTCGTTGACACTCCTTTACGATACCCATGAGTGAAGGCTTGGTCATATAACTTTGAGCGATAATCTTTGTCATGGATATCCGGGTCTAGTGCCCAGCCAGCTAAAATCATGGCTTGCTTTCGAATCCCATTTTTCTTCATATCTTTATCTAGATGTTCAACGGTCGTTCGGACAATTTTTTCATCGGGCCATGAGGCTTTATAGACGACCGCAACTGGAGTATCCTTACTCCAACCGGCCGCTATAAATTCCTTCATCACTTTTTTCGTCAGCGTCGCACTCAGAAAGAGCGCAATGGTACACTGATGCTTTCCGAGGTCACGTAGTTTTTCGAACTCTGGGACAGGCGTTCGTCCTTCCGCTCTTGTTAAAATAAGGGTCTGTGTTAAGTCAGGAATCGTTAATTCTGCTCCAACAGCCGCTGCAGCCGCAAATACAGAGCTCACACCTGGGATAATCTTCGTTTCAATTCCTTCTTTTTTAAGTAACGCCATTTGCTCCATAATTGCTCCGTACACCGCAGGATCACCCGTGTGAACACGAACGACCTTTTTTCCTGTTTTTACATGTTGCACCATTACTTCGACCATTTCTTGCAAATGCATGCCGGCCGTTTTAATAATTTCCGCATCTGGCTTCGCTTTTTTAATCAGTTCCTCACTCACAAGAGAGTCTGCATAAAGCACCACATCCGCTTCTTGTAAGAGGGTTAAGCCTTTTACCGTAATTAAATCTGGATCTCCTGGTCCTGCGCCAACAATATATAGCTTCATTTTCTCACCACCATTAATGTTAAATATTCGAGATCAACGTTATGTAATTCATTTATGTTCCAAACGACTTCTTCATCAGACGTAACCTTCGTAATGACAGATGCTTTCTCCGCAAGCCCAAGCTCATTTAAGACATCGATCATAACATCCATCACCTTTGCTACTTTTATAAAGACCACACAGTCGTGCTGTTCGAGCGCCTGCTTCATCTTTTCACGATCGCCCGTTGCTGGAATGATCGCTACATGATCATCACCATCCGCAAGTGGAAGAGCTAATCGTGATGCAGCACCGTTAAAGGAAGAAATACCTGGGACAACCTGCACCTCTACTTCTGGATGCTCTTCACGCATCATTTTCATCATATGAATAAAGGTACTGTATAAAAGAGGATCACCTTCCGTGACAAATGCAACGTCTTTCCCCTCCTGAAGCTTCTCCCATACCTTCTCAACCGTTCGCATCCACTGCTCGTTTAAAATGGCAGGATCTTTTGTCATCGGAAACACCAGACCAAGCATTTCCTTTTCTGCTGGGTTCACGTACACATCAATAATTTTATGGGCATAGCTTTTACTTCCTTGACGCTTTTTGGGGTAAGCGATTACGTGAGATTCCTTCAATTTTCGGAAGGCTTTCACGGTAATAAGCTCTGGGTCTCCAGGACCAACACCAAGACCGTATAACGTTCCAATCATTTTTCTTCCTCCGTTTCTCGTCTTGCTGTAATAATATAAATAGGATTTAGTGCGTCAAAGCGAGTAAGATTTAAAATAGGCTTACTTCTAGAGGCCTGAATGAGCATAATATCAACAGCAAACCCTCGCTCTTTAAATCCTCTCACTGCGTCCATCATGTTTTCAATCGTCACCGCGTTTAGTACGATACGACCGTTTGGCTTTAAGCGCTCGCAGCTCTGATCCAAAATTCCATTCATATCTCCTGCGGTTCCTCCAATAAATACTGCATCAGGATCAGGAAACTCTTGAAGACGATCAGGTGCCTTTCCAAGTACAGCTGTAAAGTCGGTGCGAAACTTGTGCATATTGAGGTAGCAATTGGCAAGGTCTCCCTCATTTTTTTCAATCGCATATACGCTGCCGTGACGGCTAATCCGTGCCGCTTCAATCGCTACTGAGCCTGTACACGTACCAACATCCCACACAACGCTTGTATCCGTTAGCTCTAGTGCACTTACGCTTAATGTTCGCACTTCTTTTTTGGTGATCAGACCTTTTTCGGGCTTACGCTGGTAAAATTCATGATCGTCAATACCAAGTGACCAAACGGGACCGTTCTTTACTTGTTTTAACACAACCACATTTAAAGGAGAAAAGGAGTGTTCGCATGCATCCGTTAACGTCCACCAGCCTGTACGCTCCTCTTCTCCACCAAGATTTTCCCCCACAAACATTTCATATTCGTCCATCCCATATGACAACAGATATTTGGCAATGATGGAAGGAGAGTTCTCATGATCGGTAAGAAGCACGATCTTCTTCTGTCCATCTATCTTTTGCGCTAGTCCCGTCATCGAGCGACCGTGTACGCTAATCATCGTTGCATCTTGCCAACCTTCTCCTATTCTAGCAAAAGCAAGCTGAATCGAGCTCACGCTAGGGTACAGCTCTATTGGTAGTTTTTTAGATAAGTAGCTCCCAATTCCGTAGAAAAGCGGATCACCTGATGCCAATACGACCGTTTGGCGCGTTTCATTTTTTAATTCTTCTACAAGAGAGGACAAACCACTTGTAATGCTACGTTTCTCTCCTTGAAAATTTGGGAAGAAGTCTAGCATCCGCTCCCCTCCAACGAGCAGTTCGCTTTCATCAATCCACTGCTGATAGGTTGGAAGAATACTAGCTACACCACTATCTCCTATTCCAATTACCTTAATCCCCACTCTCGACCATCGCCTTTCCTAATTGTTCGCCTTTCATCGTGTACAGCGTCGTTTCAATCGTTAGATCACCTTTTACTTCAGTTAAAGCTGATTGATTGCAATATGTACAAAGCTTTGTAAAAAAAGATTCGTTTCCCGCCATTATTTCGGCTGCCTGTGATGCTGTATTTGCTTCCTTAATCTCTTCTACAAGTGAATCAGAGGCTCCTGATTGGGCCGCCACTTCGGACAAGAATGCGAGACTGACAGGAGCGCTCTTAGAATGAACCATCATAACGCCCTGTGCGACCTTTGAGAATTTCCCCATCATCCCAACCATTGATACTTTTTTTACACCTTGCTTTTTGCATTGCTTCAGCGTGAAGCCAACAAAATCACCCATTTCAATAAAAGCTTCCTCTGGCAAATGTGGATACTGCTTCATTGCGTACTTTTCGCTTCTCCCACCTGTCGTAATGACAACGTGCTCACAATTAGACGCTCTTGCAACGCTGATCGCTTGAACGATACTTGCCATGTAAGCAGAGGTAGAAAACGGCACCACAGTTCCCCTTGTGCCTAGAATGGAAATACCGCCAATAATACCGAGGCGACCGTTCAGCGTTTTTTCAGCCATTTCCTCTCCTTTCGGAACCGAGATAATGACTCGTACGCCCGTTTTCACCCCGTATTCCGTTAGTACGTCCTCGACCACCTGTAAAATCATTTTCCGCGGTACGGGATTAATAGCCGCTTCTCCCACCGAAACAGGTAGTCCAGGCTTCGTCACGCGTCCAACGCCTACCCCACCGTCTAGCGTAACGCCTTCAGGCTGAAAGCTTACGGTCGCTTCAATGAGCGCACCGTGCGTGGCATCCGGATCATCCCCAGCGTCTTTAATCGTCGAAGTTTTGACAGAACCGTCTAGCCATTCACAGCTTTCCATCTGAAACGTAGCAAATTTCTTGATCGGTAAATAGATGGTTGCTTCTGTTTGCGGAATACCGGTAATAAGCGCTGTTAGAGCCGCTTTTGTGACAGCAGTCGCACATGCTCCTGTCGTATAGCCTTGGCGAAGCGGCTTTTCTTCCGTTTGTTTCTTTGCTTCCATCTCACTGAACGGCTGTTGCTAAAAGCGAAATCGCGTTTAACGCCGCAACTGTTACCGTACTCCCACCTTTTCGACCGATGTTTGTGATGAACGGAATATCAAGCTTTGCGAGCTCCTCTTTTGATTCCGCAGCGGACACAAAGCCAACTGGAAGACCAATGACGAGTCCTGGTCTTGCTTCTCCTTCTTTAATAAGGCGAATTAACTCTAAAAGAGCCGTCGGTGCATTTCCAATCGCAAAAATGCCGCCGTCCGCTTCTTTTACGGCCTTTCTCATCGAAATAATGGCACGAGTCGTATCCAAACGTTTTGCTTCTTCCATTACATCCTCATCTGAAATATACACGCGAATGTCACCGCCAAATTGCTCGATGCGCTGTTTACTTACGCCAACTTGTACCATTTGCACATCTGCCACAACTCGTTTTCCGCTTCTGATCGCTTTGATCCCTGCTTGAATAGCATCACGGTGAAACACCATACTTCGCCCAAGCTCAAAATCGGCTGAAGCGTGAATAACACGCTGAACAACCCGATATTGCTCTTGTGTAAAAGGATGTTCCCCGATTTCTTCTGTAATCATTTCGAAGCTTTTTCCTTCAATTTGCTGTGGCTGCACGGTTAACGGTTTAAACTCTGTACGAAAATCCATTACTTCTCCCCCTTAGATAACTGATGTACGGCTGTTAGCACGTCCTCAAATGTTTGATGCACGTTCCCATATGAAATGTCAGGACGCTTAATCACAATGACATGGACCCCTAAATCCTTCGCGGCCTCAAGCTTTTGATCGACTGATCCGACTTTCCCACTTTCTTTTGTAATCATCGTCGTGACGCCGTACTGCTTATAAAGAGCCTGATCAAATTCTTTTGTAAAGGGCCCTTGAATAGCGATAATATGCTTCTGTGGCAAACCGAGCTGCTCACATTTTTCCATGTTGTCTTTACGAGGAAGCATTCGAGCGATAAGCTTTACATTTGGCAAATGCAGCAGTTCATTTGTAAACACCTGGAGCGTTTTGCTTCCCGTTGTTAGCATGACGGTGCCTCCACGAAGCGCTGCAAGCTTTGCCGCCTTTTCATAGCTTTCGACAACCTGAAGAAGCGGATCATCAATAACGTGGTGTGCGCGCTCATAGCGGATATACGGGATCGACGTATTGGCGGCCGCTGCAATTGCATTTTTAGAAGCTTCTTCTGCAAACGGATGACTCGCATCTACTACTAACGTAATCTTGAGGTCTTGAATGATTTTCTCCATCTCTTCTGCCGTTAAGCGGCCGACTCTTACAGGAATGTTCTCATTTTTCAACTCAATAGCAGCATTTTCAGTTACTACTGTTGCAAGCACGGAATGCTCGGCTTGTTTTAGCTTGCGTGCTAATTCACGTGCGTCACTCGTACCCGCTAAGCATAGAATCATCTTATTTCCCTGCCTTCTCAAGCTCGTGATGATGGTGGCTATGATCATGATGATGGTGGCTATGATCATGATGGTGGTGGTGATCATGATCGTGATGATGATGATGGTGATCTATGTGCTCCATCGCTTCTTTACGATACACGCACGTATCACAGTTCATTTTCACTTCTCCCTCTAACGCCTCGTGTGCTCGGTCAAGAAGGATCGTCTCCAGTTTTTCATGAAAGCCGAAGTAGCCCGCAAGTGACACCACGGTCCCATTCGACTGATTATTAAACTGTTCGACCATTCCCTCTAATCGCTTAATTAAGATCCCTGTAAAGAGGAAATAAGGTAAAATGATAATTCGTTTCGCTCCTAGTTTCACACATCGTTCAATACCTTGTGCGACAAGCGGGTCCGTCACTCCCATAAAAGCAGGTTCGACCATCTTATAGTTCGTTTTTTCCCATAGAAGACGGCTAATTTTGTAAAGTTCGCTATTTGCATCCGGATCACTTCCGCCTCTTCCTAAAAGCAGAATAGCCGTGTCATCTGCTGGTGATTCCGTGTTTTCTCCTAGCTCGTGAAGGCGCGTTTTTAAAATTTCAAACGTTTCTTCATGAATGCCGATTGGACGTCCGTACGTGAAGCCGATATGTG includes:
- a CDS encoding cobalt-precorrin 5A hydrolase; this encodes MISLQESMIPDVKVDGDYALVAITKHGVELARKLRATFQHADLYYMSKFGKGDESEKQIQLFEGSVRLLLPSLFQRYKGIILIISLGAVVRMIAPLLKDKKVDPAVVVIDDKGENVISVLSGHIGGANELTREVAALLQAHPVITTASDVQKTIPVDLFGKRFGWVWESAEKLTPVSASVVNEERVVIVQESGERSWWNYDHPLPAHFTYKRSTREALNEDFQAALVVTHRILSKDEEVLLHNGVLYRPKTIALGIGCNRGTTKEEIEAVIEETLDELRFSIKSVKAICTIDLKKDEQGLIELVNQHGWEFVYYTPEQMNEVEINAPSDTVFKYTGAYGVSEPAVRLYSGAKSLEVEKKKSGNVTISVAVIPFS
- a CDS encoding cobyrinate a,c-diamide synthase; this translates as MTTRRIVIAGTGSGVGKTTLTIGLMSAFKQKGYEVQGFKCGPDYIDPTYHSAVTGRKARNLDTWMLPHEVVKEIVSRGSVGADLSIIEGVMGFYDGKNPLTDEGTTAEISVITETPVILVVNGASMARSAAAIVKGFQTFSDQPTIIGVIVNQVGSGGHYELIKAAVEQECNLPVFGYLQKNAVPSIPERHLGLVPSIERGELDPFFEQLARAVSETVDLDEIYARSIAPSLSSTQPLFINKGEKRVRIAVARDAAFNFYYEENLELLEAYGAELVYFSPLKGEKLPPGVDGLYIGGGFPEEFARELSQQTEVKQSIKEAIEDGLPTLAECGGFMYLTDAIVTREGTSYEMLGLIKGKVKMQDRLAALGYREIRGGEGNYLLKDGDVARGHEFHYSTFEAVNEHPHAYEVIARRKVSNEGTLLHNVIAGYTHIHFASCPKLIENWIKRCEERNDD
- the cbiE gene encoding precorrin-6y C5,15-methyltransferase (decarboxylating) subunit CbiE — translated: MGIKVIGIGDSGVASILPTYQQWIDESELLVGGERMLDFFPNFQGEKRSITSGLSSLVEELKNETRQTVVLASGDPLFYGIGSYLSKKLPIELYPSVSSIQLAFARIGEGWQDATMISVHGRSMTGLAQKIDGQKKIVLLTDHENSPSIIAKYLLSYGMDEYEMFVGENLGGEEERTGWWTLTDACEHSFSPLNVVVLKQVKNGPVWSLGIDDHEFYQRKPEKGLITKKEVRTLSVSALELTDTSVVWDVGTCTGSVAIEAARISRHGSVYAIEKNEGDLANCYLNMHKFRTDFTAVLGKAPDRLQEFPDPDAVFIGGTAGDMNGILDQSCERLKPNGRIVLNAVTIENMMDAVRGFKERGFAVDIMLIQASRSKPILNLTRFDALNPIYIITARRETEEEK
- a CDS encoding cobalt-precorrin-5B (C(1))-methyltransferase, which codes for MEAKKQTEEKPLRQGYTTGACATAVTKAALTALITGIPQTEATIYLPIKKFATFQMESCEWLDGSVKTSTIKDAGDDPDATHGALIEATVSFQPEGVTLDGGVGVGRVTKPGLPVSVGEAAINPVPRKMILQVVEDVLTEYGVKTGVRVIISVPKGEEMAEKTLNGRLGIIGGISILGTRGTVVPFSTSAYMASIVQAISVARASNCEHVVITTGGRSEKYAMKQYPHLPEEAFIEMGDFVGFTLKQCKKQGVKKVSMVGMMGKFSKVAQGVMMVHSKSAPVSLAFLSEVAAQSGASDSLVEEIKEANTASQAAEIMAGNESFFTKLCTYCNQSALTEVKGDLTIETTLYTMKGEQLGKAMVESGD
- the cobI gene encoding precorrin-2 C(20)-methyltransferase, producing the protein MIGTLYGLGVGPGDPELITVKAFRKLKESHVIAYPKKRQGSKSYAHKIIDVYVNPAEKEMLGLVFPMTKDPAILNEQWMRTVEKVWEKLQEGKDVAFVTEGDPLLYSTFIHMMKMMREEHPEVEVQVVPGISSFNGAASRLALPLADGDDHVAIIPATGDREKMKQALEQHDCVVFIKVAKVMDVMIDVLNELGLAEKASVITKVTSDEEVVWNINELHNVDLEYLTLMVVRK
- the cobM gene encoding precorrin-4 C(11)-methyltransferase, translating into MKLYIVGAGPGDPDLITVKGLTLLQEADVVLYADSLVSEELIKKAKPDAEIIKTAGMHLQEMVEVMVQHVKTGKKVVRVHTGDPAVYGAIMEQMALLKKEGIETKIIPGVSSVFAAAAAVGAELTIPDLTQTLILTRAEGRTPVPEFEKLRDLGKHQCTIALFLSATLTKKVMKEFIAAGWSKDTPVAVVYKASWPDEKIVRTTVEHLDKDMKKNGIRKQAMILAGWALDPDIHDKDYRSKLYDQAFTHGYRKGVSTR